Proteins co-encoded in one Setaria viridis chromosome 9, Setaria_viridis_v4.0, whole genome shotgun sequence genomic window:
- the LOC117840266 gene encoding uncharacterized protein yields the protein MEEGEQAAQVEPPPPPPPPPPQEGNKEKEPEPEPEPPRCGRHPSQLLTGICSSCLMERLSSVRDQPEAEIVEVGAAEPAEGTGAADQGKLRKTLMLLFQLDDSGSGAANPSQGKDPQPAEFQFGSGGGDRGGKRKGPGSWLRSILPTRGMRWRRSGGSVKDPSPPPPPRGEAADPSAINGGGGDAQVERKPSFRRSCEWMACRDPSRGSLEPPRHSWDGSMVGRAFACSFACLEEPPDAARRVRRSNAEEGAAETRAVVAESRNGGHSVDAGGDGRRLRGRGSGDTGMEMAVSGVGRRRSNRWSRVWDRSITSPLKEFVRKGEHVLERSLSESRKEIRRGKNAESADISGEFHSGRNGHVSGRASQGASRSSQAASNGDVQNFRTDWLKNSKIGRSRSVHYTSPGNLDNGMLRFYLTPMRSTRTANKGRRRSSRLFARGLFGFM from the coding sequence ATGGAGGAaggcgagcaggcggcgcaggtcgagccgccgccgccgccgccaccgccaccgccgcaggaGGGAAACAAGGAGAAGGAGCctgagccggagccggagccgccccgGTGCGGGAGGCACCCATCCCAGCTCCTCACCGGCATCTGCTCCTCCTGCCTCATGGAGCGCCTCTCCTCCGTGCGCGACCAGCCCGAGGCCGAGATCGTCGAGGTCGGCGCCGCGGAGCCCGCCGAGGGCACCGGCGCCGCGGACCAGGGCAAGCTGCGGAAGACGCTCATGCTGCTCTTCCAGCTGGACGACTCCGGCAGCGGTGCCGCGAATCCGTCGCAAGGGAAGGACCCCCAACCAGCGGAGTTTCAGTTCGGCTCTGGAGGGGGAGATCGAGGGGGCAAGCGGAAGGGGCCCGGGTCGTGGCTCAGGTCCATTTTGCCGACGAGAGGgatgcggtggaggaggagtggGGGCTCTGTGAAGgatccctcgccgccgccgccgccaaggggggaggcggcggatccgaGCGCCAtcaacggtggcggcggcgatgcgcaGGTGGAGCGGAAGCCGAGCTTCCGCCGCTCGTGCGAGTGGATGGCGTGCCGGGACCCGAGCAGGGGCTCCCTGGAGCCACCACGCCACTCGTGGGACGGGTCGATGGTGGGTAGGGCCTTCGCGTGCTCCTTTGCCTGCTTAGAGGAGCCACCGGATGCGGCGAGGAGGGTAAGGAGGAGCAATGCTGAGGAAGGCGCTGCGGAGACCCGAGCCGTGGTTGCAGAGAGCAGGAATGGGGGGCACTCAGTTGATGCAGGTGGCGATGGGCGGCGTTTAAGGGGAAGGGGTTCTGGTGACACTGGGATGGAGATGGCTGTCTCTGGCGTTGGAAGACGGAGGTCCAACAGGTGGAGCAGGGTGTGGGATCGCAGCATAACGAGCCCACTCAAGGAATTCGTGAGGAAGGGGGAGCATGTTCTTGAGCGGTCCCTCTCCGAGTCGAGGAAGGAAATCAGGAGGGGTAAAAATGCGGAATCAGCAGATATTAGTGGTGAATTTCATTCTGGACGCAATGGCCATGTGTCGGGCAGAGCAAGCCAAGGCGCAAGTCGAAGCTCACAGGCTGCATCCAATGGGGATGTACAGAATTTCCGGACCGATTGGCTTAAGAATAGCAAGATTGGCAGAAGCAGGAGCGTGCATTATACATCGCCTGGGAACTTGGACAACGGGATGCTGCGATTTTATCTGACACCAATGAGAAGCACGAGAACTGCAAACAAGGGGAGAAGGAGAAGCTCACGCTTGTTTGCAAGAGGGCTTTTCGGTTTCATGTGA